TGCATAACTTGTCAGTATTATATTGTTGGTTTTATAATTTGCACGCTATTGTACTTGATAGTAATAATACATCATATTTCTATTTTAAGCAATGCcttcttaataataataacgataattattattatataccttaaaaaaatttattataatcacTAATTAATCTGTTTCTTTAAACTTTCTAGGGAGCTTTCATGTTGCTGATAATAAGATACAATTCATTGCTGTCATATTCTTTCACTTTTTCAGTTTCTGCAGCCACTTTTCTAACACCTGAACCACTTCATATTCCAAATTCCtaatgaagagaaaaaaaaaatattagaaagcATGTCACTGTACAAAGGCATCTCAAGAGACTGCTGTCAAGATGGTATTCAAGATTCGACATGCACTTCAAAAACTTGTTTTCTATGCTGCTCTCTTTTTAATACTTTCACTTATAaagtaaaactatgattttatacAGAAGATAAGGATCACTTGAgattcttttttcttatttcttcaaattttacaGCTACACAAACATCGAAATCTCATTGTTTGGCCTTCTTGTGTGCAGAGAGAAGAACAATGTTTCCTTTATCTAATTATATCTGTGGTTTCCACTTGAGATGCAAAACTAGCTTTCCTGATTTAGCACCATCTAGTGGAAAACTCTCTTGAACTTGGCCTTCTGACACAACTCTGGTGAGTGTCATGAGGCAACTTCCAATTTTTTCCTGAAACATTTGCAAACGCCATTGATATCAATACAACTGAAGTTTCCTAAAGCAATTTGAAGTATTAAGGGCAATAATCTTTTGAAAATCACCTTTCCAAAAGTGTCATGGTCCCAGACTTCCGCAATTAGCATGTCATGCAATGCATCCTCTATTAAAAAGTCAAATGTTTGATTCCAAACAGGATTGAGGTTCTCATATATAACCTGATAAAACAGAATGCTACCATTGAAGGTTTGGTCACTAATATAAAATGATATCATTTAAATCTTACCTTAGTCTTGACTTTCTTATCAGATTTTTTCATCTTAAGGACAACAAAAGGATCAGCCTTTCCCATCAAGTCCACTACCGGCAAGTTTTCTGCAGCTACCACGATAACTGTTAGCACTCCTCGTGTGCTAACAGCTTTCTGAGAAGTTGATATTGTAGGAGCATTATCATTTGCTTCATTAGTTCCAGCCTTAATACCCTTGTCTAACTCAATATCAGGACTAAAAGCACTTTTAGATCTGCTCTTGGTGCCGTATGGACAGTACAGGAGCTCCAAGTGCACCTAAAgccaagaagaaagaaaaaacttGATTTGCAATTTCATGATGATAAGGCTTTTGAACTTGATAAATGCTAAAACGCAATGAAGAAGATCAAATTTAACTTCTCACCCGTCCCCTATTTTTAGTGTCTCTCTGAATCTCCAAATCCTTGACTAGTTTCAACCACACATCCTTCACTTTTCCAGGTTCAAGTTGCCTTAGTGCCACTTGAGCACAACCAATGAGCTCAGCAGCCTGAACTCCTTCATCGTCAAAAATCCTTATTGTCAAGTGTTGAGTTAAGGGATCTTCAACTGGGAACTCAAAGTGTTCATTCCAGACGGGATTCAGTTGGTTATCCTGAAGAGtttagttataaaaataatcGGTGCAGTATCTCACTACAATGTATATAGCCGTAGCTATTATGGAAAGTATGGAAAGTGATTATGCATAATGAAAAAGCAAGTCATTACAGTACTATGGCTATAGAGAGTCACTATACCCAGCAAAACTTTCAATTGGTTATTACTGATCCAACAGAAGAAGGCAAAACCATGCACAGCATAAGAGTAAGTTGTCTTACAATTGTTTTGCTGGTTTTCATTCTATCACGTAGTGGACGTACAAACAAGACAGCAAAAGGATCGGATTTCccaataacatctttattggtTAACTCCTTGGCTTGAACTAGCTTCACCTCTAATGTTCCAACAGGCTTCACCTCCAGATCACTAGTGATGATTTATAATCCCAGATAGCAtcagaaaaatataaaacttttgcTTCTCAGTACAAATCACCAAGTAATGTTGGGAAATGAATTTAGGCTATACAATAAATACCTGTAATCCCCAGGTACTATTGCTACAATTTTCCGGACTGGCCACATTATAGAATCTTCAATGGCATCCCGTATTGTTTCCTGGACAAAATAACAAGAGAGTATCATTAGACCTAGAAATCGTTGGTGCTTGTTGTGTTCTTATTAGGGAAAGAAATATAAACTTGAAATTTATGTTTTTTGCTCCGATTTCATAGCCCTTTAGACTATTCCAGTGCCACTGAAATCGGTGAAAACGAGATTTTAGTAAAGTATCTTGACAATAACTTATGCAGAAATACGCTTTGATTATCTGTTGATCTGAAATGGAGAAAAGTGAATTTTCATAAGAGATGCATATAGGCACAGTAAAGAGAAAAACCAGGAAACAAAGGTTTGTTCTCGCACCTCAATTGCATCAGAAATCCCAGGGATTGCCGATAACTCACCCCCAATAACTTTAAGAGTAAAATCCAGCTTTTTCTGTTGGAAGAAGCAGAATAAAATACATAACATCTGAATTTAGTAGATTTCAGTGTGTATGCAAATGAAAAGAGAGCCCATGTATATAACTGATGTTACCTTCACAAGATTTAGGAAAGGTAAGAACAAGAAGATAACAACTCACCTTTTGTCTCAAGGAATAAGAAATAGCTCCAAAACCAGGAAATTCTTCAACCAACGGTTTGAAGATTAACCTAAAAACCCCAGTGAATGCAATATTTTTTACCTAGATGAAGATAAAACAGGGGAGAAAATGATAAGGAAGATCTTATACATCTGGAATTACATGGAAAGCTTTTGTCATTGCCATGAGAGTAGATAGAACAAGTA
The genomic region above belongs to Manihot esculenta cultivar AM560-2 chromosome 3, M.esculenta_v8, whole genome shotgun sequence and contains:
- the LOC110610296 gene encoding synaptotagmin-4 isoform X2 is translated as MSFFSGMIIGMSIGIGMIVAYARYQNLRSSRRSKLAYTVAAFARMTVEDSRKLLPAEFYPSWVVFSQSQKVTWLNLQLEKIWPYVDEAASEVIRSSVEPILEQYRPAILSSLKFSKLTLGTVAPQFTGISILEEGGEPGSVTMEMEMQWDGNPNIVLDINTRVGVALPIQKKLDFTLKVIGGELSAIPGISDAIEETIRDAIEDSIMWPVRKIVAIVPGDYSDLEVKPVGTLEVKLVQAKELTNKDVIGKSDPFAVLFVRPLRDRMKTSKTIDNQLNPVWNEHFEFPVEDPLTQHLTIRIFDDEGVQAAELIGCAQVALRQLEPGKVKDVWLKLVKDLEIQRDTKNRGRVHLELLYCPYGTKSRSKSAFSPDIELDKGIKAGTNEANDNAPTISTSQKAVSTRGVLTVIVVAAENLPVVDLMGKADPFVVLKMKKSDKKVKTKVIYENLNPVWNQTFDFLIEDALHDMLIAEVWDHDTFGKEKIGSCLMTLTRVVSEGQVQESFPLDGAKSGKLVLHLKWKPQI
- the LOC110610296 gene encoding synaptotagmin-4 isoform X1; translated protein: MSFFSGMIIGMSIGIGMIVAYARYQNLRSSRRSKLAYTVAAFARMTVEDSRKLLPAEFYPSWVVFSQSQKVTWLNLQLEKIWPYVDEAASEVIRSSVEPILEQYRPAILSSLKFSKLTLGTVAPQFTGISILEEGGEPGSVTMEMEMQWDGNPNIVLDINTRVGVALPIQVKNIAFTGVFRLIFKPLVEEFPGFGAISYSLRQKKKLDFTLKVIGGELSAIPGISDAIEETIRDAIEDSIMWPVRKIVAIVPGDYSDLEVKPVGTLEVKLVQAKELTNKDVIGKSDPFAVLFVRPLRDRMKTSKTIDNQLNPVWNEHFEFPVEDPLTQHLTIRIFDDEGVQAAELIGCAQVALRQLEPGKVKDVWLKLVKDLEIQRDTKNRGRVHLELLYCPYGTKSRSKSAFSPDIELDKGIKAGTNEANDNAPTISTSQKAVSTRGVLTVIVVAAENLPVVDLMGKADPFVVLKMKKSDKKVKTKVIYENLNPVWNQTFDFLIEDALHDMLIAEVWDHDTFGKEKIGSCLMTLTRVVSEGQVQESFPLDGAKSGKLVLHLKWKPQI